The following proteins are co-located in the Microbacterium immunditiarum genome:
- a CDS encoding sugar ABC transporter ATP-binding protein produces MHALRGVDLEVRAGEVHCILGQNGAGKSTLIKMLAGVHQPDDGTIVWLGDEVAIPDPQAALSLGIATMYQELDVVEGLTVAENIFLGHEIERGGLTRRGEATRRARELLRRLGHASLSPNTEVGQLSAANQQIVSMARALSHDIKLIIMDEPSAVLDTEEVKNLFNVVRELTAEGIAVVYITHRLEEIRQIGDRITVLKDGRSMASGLSVKDTPTSDLIRLMTGRAVENVFPPAVPVPPDAPLVLEVEGLGLAGVFEDVSFAARAGEIIGLAGLVGSGRSEILETVFGARRATAGAVRVAGTELKRGSVPDAVRAGVGLSPEERKSQGLVLDEPVFVNVTLSSFERFAKAGFLDERSERATAREQAEALDLRPADPDRPAATLSGGNQQKILLARWLVHGTRVLLLDEPTRGVDVGARTEIYALIRRLAAAGNAVVIVSSEIEEVLGLADTVLVIADGRVLTTVPASDIDEHGVLDLVMKGTAA; encoded by the coding sequence GTGCACGCGCTGCGCGGCGTCGATCTGGAGGTGCGTGCGGGCGAGGTGCACTGCATCCTCGGCCAGAACGGCGCGGGCAAGTCCACCCTCATCAAGATGCTCGCCGGTGTCCACCAGCCCGACGACGGCACCATCGTGTGGCTCGGCGACGAGGTCGCGATCCCCGACCCCCAGGCGGCGCTCTCGCTCGGCATCGCCACGATGTACCAGGAGCTCGACGTCGTCGAGGGGCTCACCGTCGCCGAGAACATCTTCCTCGGGCACGAGATCGAGCGCGGCGGACTCACGCGGCGCGGTGAGGCGACGCGCCGGGCGCGCGAGCTGCTGCGCCGCCTCGGTCACGCGTCGCTCTCACCGAACACCGAGGTCGGGCAGCTCAGCGCGGCGAACCAGCAGATCGTGAGCATGGCGCGCGCGCTGTCCCACGACATCAAGCTGATCATCATGGACGAGCCGTCGGCGGTGCTCGACACCGAGGAGGTCAAGAACCTCTTCAACGTGGTGCGCGAGCTCACCGCCGAGGGCATCGCGGTGGTCTACATCACCCACCGGCTCGAGGAGATCCGCCAGATCGGCGACCGCATCACCGTGCTCAAGGACGGCCGCAGCATGGCGAGCGGCCTCTCGGTCAAGGACACGCCCACGAGCGATCTGATCCGCCTCATGACCGGTCGCGCGGTGGAGAACGTCTTTCCACCCGCGGTGCCGGTCCCCCCCGATGCGCCGCTCGTGCTCGAGGTCGAGGGGCTCGGGCTGGCGGGCGTGTTCGAGGATGTGTCGTTCGCCGCGCGCGCCGGAGAGATCATCGGGCTCGCGGGCCTCGTCGGGTCGGGGCGCTCCGAGATCCTCGAGACGGTGTTCGGCGCGCGCCGCGCGACGGCGGGAGCCGTCAGGGTGGCGGGCACCGAGCTCAAGCGCGGCTCGGTGCCCGACGCCGTGCGGGCCGGAGTCGGGCTGTCGCCCGAGGAGCGCAAGAGCCAGGGGCTCGTGCTCGACGAGCCCGTGTTCGTCAATGTCACGCTCTCGTCATTCGAGCGGTTCGCGAAGGCCGGATTCCTCGACGAGCGCAGCGAGCGTGCCACGGCACGCGAGCAGGCCGAAGCGCTCGATCTGCGACCCGCGGATCCCGATCGGCCCGCCGCGACCCTGTCGGGCGGCAACCAGCAGAAGATCCTCCTGGCCCGCTGGCTCGTGCACGGCACCCGCGTGCTGCTGCTCGACGAGCCGACGCGCGGCGTCGACGTCGGCGCCCGCACCGAGATCTACGCGCTCATCAGGCGCCTGGCCGCGGCGGGCAACGCCGTCGTCATCGTCTCGAGCGAGATCGAGGAGGTCCTCGGCCTCGCCGACACCGTCCTCGTGATCGCCGACGGTCGCGTGCTGACGACCGTGCCCGCCTCCGACATCGACGAGCACGGAGTGCTCGACCTCGTCATGAAAGGAACCGCCGCGTGA
- a CDS encoding ABC transporter permease, which translates to MSDSTNPGAVIDAQSAPPTQPPSEKTGRSGIRRIFSGSFGRNLGLIVALLLIVAVGAITAADTFMSLNNMLVILRQASIIGVISIGMTFVIISGGIDLSVGAVMGLASVVATIDVMQNAVDQTHWVLMVVVALAVGLAAGIINGVVIAYGKVVAFMATLAMLVAARGLAEIIAERRTLVIRERGFITFFNEDFLGIDVLIWIFILVSVAGWILLNRTTFGRRTVAIGGNREAARLAGINVKRHTVWLYALAGLTAGIAAVMILGRTTAGTSTHGQLYELDAIAAVVVGGTLLVGGRGTITGTVLGVLVFATLSNVFIQNNLSSSVQAVAKGVIIVIAVLLQQRFAKPAGARST; encoded by the coding sequence GTGAGCGACTCCACCAACCCCGGCGCCGTCATCGACGCACAGTCCGCGCCGCCGACGCAGCCCCCGTCCGAGAAGACCGGTCGCTCCGGCATCCGGCGCATCTTCAGCGGCTCGTTCGGGCGCAACCTCGGCCTCATCGTCGCACTGCTGCTCATCGTGGCCGTCGGTGCGATCACGGCCGCCGACACGTTCATGAGCCTCAACAACATGCTCGTGATCCTGCGACAGGCCTCGATCATCGGCGTCATCAGCATCGGCATGACGTTCGTGATCATCTCGGGCGGCATCGACCTGTCGGTCGGCGCGGTGATGGGCCTCGCGTCGGTCGTCGCGACGATCGACGTCATGCAGAACGCGGTCGACCAGACGCACTGGGTGCTCATGGTCGTCGTGGCGCTCGCCGTGGGACTCGCGGCCGGCATCATCAACGGCGTCGTCATCGCGTACGGCAAGGTCGTCGCGTTCATGGCGACCCTCGCGATGCTCGTCGCGGCGCGCGGCCTGGCCGAGATCATCGCCGAGAGGCGCACGCTCGTCATCCGCGAGCGCGGGTTCATCACCTTCTTCAACGAGGACTTCCTCGGCATCGACGTGCTGATCTGGATCTTCATCCTCGTGTCGGTCGCCGGCTGGATCCTCCTCAACCGCACGACGTTCGGACGCCGCACGGTCGCCATCGGCGGCAACCGCGAGGCGGCACGCCTGGCGGGCATCAACGTCAAGCGGCACACCGTGTGGCTGTACGCGCTCGCGGGGCTCACGGCCGGCATCGCCGCGGTCATGATCCTCGGCCGCACGACCGCAGGAACCTCGACCCATGGCCAGCTCTACGAACTGGACGCCATCGCCGCCGTCGTCGTGGGCGGCACGCTCCTCGTCGGCGGTCGCGGCACGATCACCGGCACCGTCCTCGGCGTGCTGGTCTTCGCGACGCTCAGCAACGTGTTCATCCAGAACAACCTGTCGTCGTCGGTGCAGGCGGTCGCGAAGGGCGTCATCATCGTCATCGCGGTGCTGCTGCAGCAGCGGTTCGCGAAGCCGGCGGGCGCGCGATCGACCTAA
- a CDS encoding ROK family transcriptional regulator, giving the protein MVSITSPSATGGTGASELFQLLRDGEPRTRAELAHATGLARSTIAARVDELMRMGLIAPLAESTSTGGRPPSRFALKPSARIVLAADIGASHATVAVADLAGTILAEHTEPVAVTLGPEHVLTWMLDTAAMLLEQTQRDRRELVAIGIGVPGPVEHSTGQPVNPPIMPGWDRFDVPGWVRQHLEVPVLVDNDVNIMALGERATAWPTTEDLVFVKVATGIGAGVISGGMLLRGAQGVAGDIGHVQIARGAGVPCHCGNTGCLEALASGPAIARALRAQGVEAENGDDVVALVKRGSVEAVQAVRQAGRDIGEVLTACVSLLNPSVIALGGSMARVGEHLIAGVREVVYTRSMPLATGHLAIVQSAAAGRAGVIGASMLALDHALSPGAFHSLAGR; this is encoded by the coding sequence GTGGTCTCCATCACCTCCCCATCCGCAACCGGCGGGACGGGTGCGAGCGAGCTCTTCCAACTCCTGCGGGACGGAGAGCCACGGACTCGGGCGGAGCTCGCACACGCCACCGGTCTCGCCCGCTCGACGATCGCGGCGCGGGTCGACGAGCTCATGCGCATGGGCCTCATCGCGCCCCTCGCCGAATCGACCTCCACGGGCGGACGGCCGCCGTCGCGGTTCGCGCTCAAGCCGAGCGCGCGGATCGTGCTCGCGGCCGACATCGGGGCGTCGCACGCGACAGTGGCGGTCGCCGACCTCGCCGGCACGATCCTCGCCGAGCACACCGAGCCGGTCGCGGTGACGCTCGGCCCGGAGCACGTGCTGACCTGGATGCTCGACACCGCCGCGATGCTCCTCGAGCAGACGCAGCGCGACCGGCGCGAGCTCGTCGCGATCGGGATCGGCGTGCCCGGGCCCGTGGAGCATTCGACCGGGCAGCCCGTGAATCCGCCGATCATGCCCGGGTGGGACCGGTTCGACGTCCCGGGGTGGGTGCGGCAGCACCTCGAGGTGCCCGTGCTCGTCGACAACGACGTCAACATCATGGCGCTCGGCGAGCGCGCGACGGCGTGGCCCACGACCGAGGACCTCGTCTTCGTGAAGGTGGCGACCGGCATCGGCGCGGGCGTCATCTCGGGCGGCATGCTCCTGCGCGGGGCGCAGGGCGTCGCCGGCGACATCGGGCACGTGCAGATCGCGCGGGGTGCGGGTGTGCCGTGTCACTGCGGAAACACCGGATGCCTCGAAGCCCTCGCCTCGGGGCCCGCGATCGCCCGCGCGCTGCGCGCCCAGGGCGTCGAGGCCGAGAACGGCGACGACGTCGTCGCACTCGTCAAGCGCGGCAGTGTCGAGGCGGTCCAGGCGGTGCGCCAGGCCGGCCGCGACATCGGCGAGGTGCTCACCGCGTGTGTGAGTCTGCTCAACCCGTCGGTCATCGCGCTCGGCGGCTCGATGGCCCGCGTCGGCGAGCACCTGATCGCGGGCGTGCGCGAGGTCGTGTACACGCGTTCCATGCCCCTCGCGACGGGGCACCTGGCGATCGTGCAGTCGGCCGCGGCCGGGAGGGCGGGCGTCATCGGAGCGAGCATGCTCGCGCTCGACCACGCGCTCTCGCCGGGTGCGTTCCACTCCCTCGCGGGACGCTGA
- a CDS encoding SDR family NAD(P)-dependent oxidoreductase — translation MSNSYPGLEGRTVVVTGAAAGQGAAEARLLAACGARVIATDVTDAASADLDGIEYRSLDVSDEHAWAALASALADELGDEPLRGLVNNAGITHRARLGAVDRADWDRVLAVNLTGPMLGMQALAPLMATGSSIVNIGSSAALNAHYPVAYTTSKWGLRGLTHVAATELGPRGIRVNLVHPGFIETPMTAGAPAAMRTAQLALTPLERTGDADEVAQVVALLLSDATSYLSGAEIPVDGGFTSSAGAKYMADRIAGR, via the coding sequence ATGAGCAACTCCTATCCCGGACTCGAGGGGCGCACGGTGGTCGTCACGGGAGCGGCGGCTGGCCAGGGCGCCGCCGAGGCGCGGCTGCTCGCGGCGTGCGGTGCGCGCGTCATCGCGACGGACGTGACGGATGCCGCATCCGCCGACCTCGACGGCATCGAGTACCGGAGCCTCGACGTGTCGGACGAGCACGCCTGGGCCGCGCTGGCTTCCGCGCTGGCGGACGAACTCGGCGACGAGCCCCTGCGCGGGCTCGTCAACAATGCGGGCATCACGCACCGGGCCCGGCTCGGCGCCGTCGACCGGGCGGACTGGGATCGTGTGCTCGCCGTCAACCTCACGGGGCCGATGCTCGGTATGCAGGCGCTCGCTCCGCTCATGGCCACCGGATCGTCCATCGTCAACATCGGGTCGTCGGCGGCGCTCAACGCCCACTACCCCGTCGCGTACACAACGTCGAAGTGGGGGCTGCGCGGGCTGACGCACGTCGCGGCGACCGAGCTCGGGCCGCGCGGCATCCGTGTCAACCTCGTGCACCCGGGATTCATCGAGACGCCGATGACGGCGGGCGCACCCGCGGCGATGCGCACGGCGCAGCTCGCGCTGACGCCCCTCGAGCGCACCGGCGACGCGGACGAGGTGGCCCAGGTCGTCGCACTCCTCCTGTCGGATGCGACGTCCTACCTCTCCGGCGCGGAGATCCCCGTCGACGGCGGGTTCACGTCGTCCGCGGGCGCGAAGTACATGGCCGACCGGATCGCGGGGCGCTGA
- a CDS encoding GMC oxidoreductase, protein MSHTPTVAIVGSGPIGSAYARTIIESDPDVRVVMFEAGPQLTAVPGESVRNIADPDEKARARKLSQGPQSGAHRESLGLPPGVVVEGMFTAREGTHLLDFGGEGSAHAPTFPAAAASTNVGGQGAHWTCAIPRPGFSEKVDFIDDAEWDDLIAAAERLLHAQTDAFSDSPIGAAIRTLLDREFGAELPPGYGVGTLPVAGDPQPDGSMMWAGANTVLGRLIEVGTPESERFELRDLTLVRRVEHEGGRATGVTIEDLRTKEDSFFAADVVVVAADAFRSPQLLWASGIRPRALGRYLTEHHVMITTVALDEERMRALVTQDEFEAELARRARNAADPVAAVNRIPFSEPDHPFSLQVMYAETPPFQLDPAHPAAGNRWGYVNMGYGVRKHPRVEDGITFHDDELDYRGFPNMTIEYALTDAERPELEEAEARLRRAGAALGTFVAEPRLLPNGSSLHYMGTMRMGASDDGTSVADPWSHVWGFENLVVGGNALIPTANTMNPTLMSVAIAVRGARRLTQELTGALAEDAVR, encoded by the coding sequence ATGTCGCACACGCCCACCGTCGCCATCGTCGGCAGCGGACCCATCGGCTCGGCCTACGCCCGGACGATCATCGAGAGCGACCCCGACGTGCGCGTCGTGATGTTCGAAGCGGGACCCCAGCTCACGGCGGTCCCCGGCGAGAGCGTCCGAAACATCGCCGATCCCGACGAGAAGGCACGCGCGCGCAAGCTGTCGCAGGGTCCGCAGTCGGGGGCGCACCGCGAGAGTCTCGGCCTCCCACCCGGTGTCGTCGTCGAGGGGATGTTCACCGCCCGCGAGGGCACGCACCTGCTCGACTTCGGCGGCGAGGGCTCGGCGCACGCGCCGACCTTCCCGGCCGCGGCCGCCTCGACCAACGTCGGCGGCCAGGGAGCGCACTGGACGTGCGCGATCCCGCGTCCGGGCTTCAGCGAGAAGGTCGACTTCATCGACGACGCGGAGTGGGACGACCTCATCGCCGCCGCCGAGCGCCTGCTCCACGCGCAGACCGACGCGTTCTCCGACTCGCCGATCGGCGCTGCGATCCGCACGCTCCTCGACCGGGAGTTCGGCGCCGAGCTGCCGCCCGGATACGGCGTCGGCACCCTCCCCGTCGCGGGCGACCCGCAGCCCGACGGATCGATGATGTGGGCGGGGGCGAACACCGTGCTCGGCCGGCTCATCGAGGTGGGGACGCCCGAGTCGGAGCGCTTCGAGCTGCGCGACCTCACGCTCGTCCGCCGCGTCGAGCACGAGGGCGGGCGCGCGACGGGGGTCACGATCGAGGACCTGCGCACGAAGGAGGACTCCTTCTTCGCCGCCGACGTCGTCGTCGTGGCGGCGGACGCCTTCCGGTCGCCGCAGCTGCTCTGGGCATCCGGCATCCGTCCTCGCGCACTCGGGCGCTACCTCACCGAGCACCACGTCATGATCACGACCGTCGCGCTCGACGAGGAGCGCATGAGGGCCCTCGTGACGCAGGACGAGTTCGAGGCGGAGCTCGCGCGCCGCGCACGGAACGCCGCCGACCCCGTCGCGGCGGTCAACCGCATCCCGTTCTCCGAGCCCGACCACCCCTTCTCGCTGCAGGTCATGTACGCCGAGACCCCGCCATTCCAGCTCGATCCCGCGCACCCCGCGGCGGGCAACCGCTGGGGCTACGTCAACATGGGGTACGGCGTGCGCAAGCACCCGCGCGTCGAGGACGGCATCACCTTCCACGACGACGAGCTCGACTACCGCGGCTTCCCCAACATGACGATCGAGTACGCCCTGACGGATGCCGAGCGGCCCGAGCTCGAGGAGGCGGAGGCGCGCCTACGCCGAGCGGGCGCCGCGCTCGGCACGTTCGTCGCCGAGCCGCGGCTGCTGCCGAACGGATCGAGCCTGCACTACATGGGCACGATGCGGATGGGCGCCTCCGACGACGGCACCTCGGTCGCCGACCCGTGGTCCCACGTGTGGGGCTTCGAGAACCTCGTGGTGGGCGGCAACGCGCTCATCCCGACCGCGAACACGATGAACCCGACGCTCATGAGCGTCGCGATCGCCGTGCGCGGAGCGCGTCGACTCACGCAGGAGCTCACCGGAGCGCTCGCCGAGGACGCCGTCCGCTGA
- a CDS encoding MFS transporter: MSMSPWRLRLLIVSLLTVAILGALDHTIVSTSLATVAGELGALQQMAWVVVGYTLASTILLPILGKLGDAIGPRSVFLVSLVLFLVASLACGFAQDMAQLVAARVVQGMSSAGLHLMSQTIVALVTTPRERPRYLAIVGAAFPVAILVGPVLGGLITDHWGWPWVFWINLPFGVAALVLALVAVPRLPGIGRQRFDIAGAVAFAVAMVVLVLAVTWVGDERMVAASVVLFAVAAMAFAAFFLIELRATEPLVPLRLFANRTIAAGTALSAIIGVGLFSVTAYLPTYFQMAYGTSATVSGLVPIATVFGMLVSNLATGWLVSRTGHFRAYPIAGTALGAAGLLTMSLLPVGLPLWVPMVVMGVVGIGTGAFMSLVVAVVQSAAPRRDMGSITASVNLVRQVGATVTTAVIGGIIGFGVAALLPASLDASTLTPQIVHAADPALRAEIAAIYTQVFAPVFGALAFVYAAGIVAAILLPGGRLSDESEPAAVSSSEPLTA, from the coding sequence ATGAGCATGTCGCCGTGGAGGCTGCGCCTCCTCATCGTCTCCCTCCTGACGGTCGCGATCCTGGGCGCGCTCGATCACACCATCGTCTCGACCTCGCTCGCGACGGTCGCCGGTGAGCTGGGCGCACTCCAGCAGATGGCGTGGGTCGTCGTGGGCTACACCCTCGCGAGCACGATCCTCCTGCCGATCCTCGGCAAGCTGGGCGATGCCATCGGCCCCCGAAGCGTCTTCCTCGTCTCGCTCGTGCTCTTCCTCGTCGCGTCGCTCGCGTGCGGGTTCGCGCAGGACATGGCGCAGCTGGTCGCGGCACGCGTCGTGCAGGGGATGAGCTCCGCCGGTCTGCACCTCATGTCGCAGACGATCGTCGCCCTCGTGACGACGCCGCGCGAGCGCCCGCGCTACCTCGCGATCGTCGGGGCCGCCTTCCCGGTGGCGATCCTCGTGGGGCCCGTCCTCGGCGGCCTCATCACGGACCACTGGGGCTGGCCCTGGGTCTTCTGGATCAATCTGCCCTTCGGGGTCGCGGCGCTCGTGCTCGCGCTCGTCGCCGTGCCGAGACTGCCTGGCATCGGTCGTCAGCGGTTCGACATCGCGGGCGCGGTCGCCTTCGCGGTCGCGATGGTCGTGCTCGTGCTCGCGGTCACGTGGGTGGGCGACGAGCGGATGGTCGCGGCATCCGTCGTGCTGTTCGCCGTCGCGGCGATGGCGTTCGCGGCCTTCTTCCTCATCGAGCTGCGCGCCACGGAACCACTCGTACCGCTCCGTCTCTTCGCGAACCGCACGATCGCGGCCGGCACGGCGCTTTCGGCCATCATCGGCGTCGGGCTCTTCTCGGTCACCGCGTACCTGCCGACCTACTTCCAGATGGCCTACGGCACGAGCGCGACCGTCTCGGGACTCGTTCCGATCGCGACGGTGTTCGGGATGCTCGTCAGCAACCTCGCGACGGGGTGGCTCGTGAGCCGCACGGGTCACTTCCGCGCCTATCCGATCGCCGGCACGGCCCTGGGTGCCGCCGGGCTGCTCACGATGTCGCTGCTGCCCGTCGGACTGCCGCTGTGGGTGCCGATGGTCGTCATGGGCGTCGTCGGCATCGGCACGGGCGCATTCATGAGCCTCGTGGTCGCCGTCGTGCAGAGCGCCGCACCGCGTCGCGACATGGGCTCGATCACGGCGAGCGTGAACCTCGTGCGCCAGGTCGGCGCGACCGTCACGACCGCGGTCATCGGCGGCATCATCGGCTTCGGCGTAGCGGCGCTCCTCCCGGCGTCGCTCGATGCCTCGACCCTCACGCCGCAGATCGTCCACGCGGCCGATCCTGCGCTCCGGGCCGAGATCGCGGCGATCTACACCCAGGTGTTCGCCCCCGTCTTCGGGGCGCTCGCCTTCGTGTACGCGGCGGGCATCGTCGCGGCGATCCTGCTCCCCGGCGGCCGCCTGTCGGACGAGTCCGAACCCGCGGCCGTCTCCAGCTCCGAACCCCTCACCGCGTGA
- a CDS encoding fumarylacetoacetate hydrolase family protein, which translates to MRIARWETPGDSQVGEGFVVEDGVVPFPDGLTVADILAGGLDAAKAAFERVAADAGAPLGDVRLLAPVVPASVRDFVAFEEHVEGVSAGVEGKSHVAPEWYEAPTFYFTNPHTILGPGDAVSPPVTQRLDFELEVAVVVGGPGGTNLTADAAASSIFGYTIMNDWSARDLQAREMKVRLGPAKGKDFGTSLGPWIVTADELEPYLDDEGFLAIRAEVRINSELVGEDLVSNMGWPFPELVAYASRNARVVPGDVLGSGTVGNGGCLGELWGRGSTLPPLREGDQVRMTVEGIGDLVGTVGPAVPAPELPPARARPRTRHR; encoded by the coding sequence ATGAGGATCGCGAGGTGGGAGACCCCCGGCGACTCGCAGGTCGGGGAGGGGTTCGTCGTCGAGGACGGGGTCGTGCCGTTTCCCGACGGGCTGACGGTCGCCGACATCCTCGCCGGTGGGCTGGATGCAGCGAAGGCGGCGTTCGAGCGCGTCGCAGCTGACGCGGGAGCTCCGCTCGGCGACGTGCGGCTGCTCGCGCCGGTGGTCCCCGCATCGGTCCGCGACTTCGTCGCGTTCGAGGAGCACGTCGAGGGGGTCAGCGCGGGAGTCGAGGGCAAGAGCCACGTCGCGCCCGAGTGGTACGAGGCGCCGACCTTCTACTTCACCAACCCGCACACGATCCTCGGGCCCGGCGACGCCGTGAGCCCGCCGGTCACGCAGCGGCTCGACTTCGAGCTCGAAGTCGCCGTCGTGGTGGGCGGGCCGGGCGGCACGAACCTGACGGCGGATGCCGCGGCGTCGAGCATCTTCGGGTACACGATCATGAACGACTGGTCGGCGCGCGACCTCCAGGCCCGCGAGATGAAGGTGCGGCTCGGCCCGGCGAAGGGCAAGGACTTCGGCACGAGCCTCGGCCCGTGGATCGTGACTGCCGACGAGCTCGAGCCGTACCTCGACGATGAGGGGTTCCTCGCGATCCGCGCGGAGGTGCGCATCAACAGCGAGCTCGTCGGAGAGGACCTCGTGTCGAACATGGGGTGGCCCTTCCCCGAGCTCGTGGCGTACGCGTCGCGCAACGCGCGTGTCGTGCCGGGCGATGTGCTCGGCAGCGGGACGGTCGGCAACGGCGGATGCCTCGGAGAGCTGTGGGGGCGCGGGTCGACGCTCCCGCCCCTGCGTGAGGGCGACCAGGTGCGCATGACGGTCGAGGGCATCGGCGACCTCGTGGGGACGGTCGGGCCGGCCGTGCCGGCGCCCGAGCTGCCGCCTGCGCGAGCCCGTCCGCGGACCCGCCACCGCTGA
- a CDS encoding amidohydrolase family protein produces the protein MSEASIETPVTDVHAHLLMPSLQAEVEARVPDLVQEAAALELRRNGAESQAVSGRMVGERIPKLTSIAERLVAMDAQGIDRQWVSASPNHFYPWAPEGLGVWVAMEANRLIAEHVAQAPDRLTGLGLVPLQHPSRLVECLDDAVLGRGLAGVEISSFAGDVELSDERLEPFWARAEALGAIVFLHPFGCSLDERLDRFYLSNTVGQPTENAVALSHLIFSGVLDRHPGLKIVAAHGGGYLPFAIGRSDRAWRVRPEAQRCAHLPSTYLRKLWYDTVVHDPVALRHLVEVAGASQVLLGSDFPFDMGLDDPVAFVRGVGLPDELTERILSGNAEALLRERVHA, from the coding sequence ATGAGCGAGGCGAGCATCGAGACGCCCGTCACCGACGTCCACGCGCACCTGCTCATGCCGTCGCTGCAGGCCGAGGTCGAGGCGCGCGTGCCCGACCTCGTCCAGGAGGCCGCGGCGCTGGAGCTGCGGCGCAACGGCGCCGAGAGCCAGGCCGTGTCGGGGCGGATGGTGGGGGAGCGCATCCCGAAGCTGACGTCGATCGCCGAGCGCCTCGTCGCGATGGACGCGCAGGGCATCGACCGGCAGTGGGTCAGCGCGTCTCCGAACCACTTCTACCCGTGGGCGCCGGAAGGCCTCGGCGTTTGGGTCGCGATGGAGGCGAATCGCCTCATCGCGGAGCACGTCGCACAGGCCCCCGACCGTCTCACGGGTCTCGGGCTCGTGCCGCTGCAGCATCCGTCGCGCCTCGTAGAGTGCCTCGACGACGCCGTGCTCGGGCGCGGGCTCGCGGGCGTCGAGATCTCGTCGTTCGCGGGCGACGTCGAGCTGTCGGATGAGCGACTCGAGCCCTTCTGGGCGCGGGCCGAGGCGCTCGGCGCGATCGTGTTCCTGCATCCGTTCGGATGCAGCCTCGACGAGCGCCTCGACCGGTTCTACCTGTCGAACACGGTCGGGCAGCCGACCGAGAACGCCGTCGCCCTGTCGCACCTCATCTTCTCGGGCGTGCTGGACCGGCATCCGGGGCTCAAGATCGTCGCGGCGCACGGCGGCGGCTACCTGCCGTTCGCGATCGGAAGATCGGATCGCGCGTGGCGCGTGCGCCCCGAGGCGCAGCGGTGCGCCCACCTGCCGTCGACGTATCTGCGCAAGCTCTGGTACGACACGGTCGTGCATGACCCCGTCGCGCTGCGTCACCTCGTCGAGGTCGCGGGCGCGTCCCAGGTGCTGCTCGGGAGCGACTTCCCGTTCGACATGGGACTCGACGACCCGGTCGCGTTCGTGCGCGGGGTCGGTCTTCCGGACGAGCTCACCGAGCGCATCCTCTCGGGCAATGCCGAGGCGCTCCTGCGAGAGCGGGTGCACGCATGA
- a CDS encoding FAD-dependent monooxygenase gives MTAVSKVAIAGSGVAGLAAAIQLAKAGVEVDLFEAKPELTALGSGISLQGNALRVFDALGAWHDIRAAGYPFEGLNLRAPGPGAPIVAELPDVKTGGPDYPAGMGMPRPELARILLAHAQKAGANVRFGATVTGLEQTDAGVEVLVDGESAGTYDLLIGADGLNSTVRELIGIETKPQPTGMGIWRSFVSRPAQVVRSELYYGGPVYIAGYTPTGEDTMYAFLVEKAQDRSGVSDEEATRIMLEESRAYDGPWNSIRADLERGAHANYTWFTQHLVDAPWNRGRVVVIGDAAHSCPPTIAQGAAQGLEDALVLTELLVQSESLGQELWDAFHARRLPRAKAVVEASVQLGQWQIDGNRDADAGGLIFGIAQQMAQPA, from the coding sequence ATGACCGCAGTCAGCAAGGTCGCGATCGCCGGAAGCGGGGTCGCGGGACTGGCCGCCGCCATCCAGCTCGCGAAGGCCGGTGTCGAGGTCGACCTTTTCGAGGCCAAGCCCGAGCTCACCGCGCTCGGCTCCGGCATCTCGCTGCAGGGCAACGCGCTCCGCGTCTTCGACGCGCTCGGCGCGTGGCACGACATCCGCGCCGCCGGTTACCCCTTCGAGGGTCTCAACCTGCGCGCGCCCGGCCCCGGTGCGCCGATCGTCGCGGAGCTTCCCGACGTCAAGACGGGCGGACCGGACTACCCGGCCGGTATGGGCATGCCGCGCCCGGAGCTCGCCCGGATCCTTCTCGCGCACGCGCAGAAGGCCGGTGCCAATGTCCGCTTCGGCGCGACGGTGACGGGGCTCGAGCAGACGGATGCCGGTGTCGAAGTCCTCGTCGACGGCGAGTCCGCCGGCACGTACGACCTCCTCATCGGCGCCGACGGCCTCAACTCGACCGTCCGCGAGCTGATCGGCATCGAGACCAAGCCGCAGCCCACGGGCATGGGCATCTGGCGCTCGTTCGTCTCGCGTCCGGCCCAGGTCGTGCGCAGCGAGCTCTACTACGGCGGCCCGGTCTACATCGCGGGCTACACGCCGACGGGCGAGGACACGATGTACGCGTTCCTCGTCGAGAAGGCGCAGGACCGCTCGGGGGTCTCCGACGAAGAGGCGACCCGCATCATGCTCGAGGAGTCGCGCGCGTACGACGGGCCGTGGAACAGCATCCGCGCCGACCTCGAGCGCGGTGCGCACGCGAACTACACGTGGTTCACGCAGCACCTCGTCGACGCGCCGTGGAACCGCGGCCGCGTGGTCGTGATCGGCGACGCCGCGCACAGCTGCCCCCCGACGATCGCGCAGGGCGCCGCGCAGGGCCTCGAGGACGCCCTCGTGCTGACGGAGCTGCTGGTGCAGTCCGAGTCGCTCGGGCAGGAGCTGTGGGACGCGTTCCACGCACGCCGTCTGCCGCGCGCGAAGGCGGTCGTCGAGGCATCCGTCCAGCTCGGACAGTGGCAGATCGACGGCAACCGCGACGCGGACGCCGGCGGCCTGATCTTCGGCATCGCGCAGCAGATGGCGCAGCCCGCATGA